Proteins from one Muntiacus reevesi chromosome X, mMunRee1.1, whole genome shotgun sequence genomic window:
- the LOC136153499 gene encoding doublesex- and mab-3-related transcription factor C2-like, with product MDRNEMPAMPCCPPDSTTGLETGAPQAIELGPRRSTHRCARCHNHGITDQIKDQEHLCLFEACECHKCIPLSEHYSSLPAERDLKMEQGPYLRRRLTRGRIRRGTTSPRAHGRAKKLGTQARVPNYFPRPSAARSGRGIFVSVLDSSTLEEATNNFSFEEVTQIPCPAEQAPEASNQALISAFSEWQQKLEAAKALLALRESSPAPSGSISLLQPCVAPAPDGDKGLQPSSPSL from the exons ATGGATCGCAATGAAATGCCTGCTATGCCCTGCTGCCCCCCCGACTCCACCACTGGACTTGAGACCGGAGCCCCACAGGCGATTGAACTTGGCCCCAGAAGATCTACGCATCGCTGTGCCCGCTGCCACAaccatggcatcactgaccaaaTCAAGGACCAGGAGCACCTCTGCCTCTTCGAGGCCTGCGAGTGTCACAAGTGTATTCCCTTGTC GGAACACTACAGCAGCTTGCCTGCTGAACGTGACTTGAAGATGGAGCAGGGGCCATACCTAAGGAGGCGCCTGACTCGAGGACGGATAAGGCGTGGGACCACCTCTCCCAGAGCTCACGGCCGTGCCAAGAAGTTGGGCACTCAAGCAAGAGTCCCCA ACTATTTTCCAAGGCCCTCTGCTGCTCGGTCAGGTCGTGGGATCTTTGTCTCTGTCCTGGACTCCAGCACCCTTGAAGAAGCAACTAACAATTTCTCTTTCGAGGAAGTCACACAGATCCCTTGCCCTGCCGAGCAG GCTCCCGAAGCTTCCAACCAGGCCTTGATTTCTGCCTTCTCAGAGTGGCAGCAAAAACTAGAAGCAGCCAAGGCTCTGCTGGCTCTGAGAGAATCTTCCCCGGCCCCTTCTGGCTCCATCTCTCTGCTCCAGCCCTGCGTTGCTCCAG